In Cupriavidus basilensis, one genomic interval encodes:
- a CDS encoding molybdopterin-containing oxidoreductase family protein yields the protein MASRIVRAACPHDCPDTCALLVTVEDGRATKVAGDPDHPGTQGVLCTKVSRYTERTYHPDRLLTPMKRVGRKGEGKFEPISWDEALDTVATRLSAIAARDPQAILPYSYAGTMGLVQGESMAARFFHKLGASLLDRTICASAGATALRYTYGASIGMDIEHVPDAKLIIIWGGNPIASNLHFWTRVQQAKRRGATLVAIDPYRSLTAEKCHRHIALMPGTDGALALAMMHVLMRDDLLDFEYIASHTVGFEALRERAQAYTPQRAAEICGVSVDDIEWLAGLYGQLAVRERQPVAIRLNYGMQRSHGGGQAVRAVACLPSLVGAWRHAAGGLQLSTSGFFPVDNLALQRPDLLPGLPALPRTINMSTIGDALLDAGDGAGNPKIEALVVYNSNPVAVAPQSTKVAEGFAREDLFTVVLEQFRTDTADYADILLPATTQLEHVDVHKAYGHTYFLANNQAIAPLGEAVPNTEIFRRLAQRMGFAEPCFADSDEDIAAQAIVATDPRAAGISWESLKAQGWQKLNLPAAPLAEGGFATASGKCEFYSEIMRRDGLDPLPDYVPPYETPATAPELAARYPLAMISPPARNFLNSSFVNVDSLRATEGEPHLDIHPDDAAPRGIASGSMVRAFNDRGSMLARARVTDRARRGLVVGLSIWWKKLAPDGKNANELTSQRLTDLGRAPVFYDCLVQVEAAPAAAPATATATA from the coding sequence ATGGCTTCCCGCATCGTCCGTGCCGCTTGCCCGCACGATTGTCCTGATACCTGTGCGTTGCTCGTCACCGTCGAAGACGGCCGCGCAACCAAGGTAGCGGGAGATCCCGACCATCCCGGCACCCAGGGCGTGCTGTGCACCAAGGTCTCGCGCTACACGGAGCGCACTTACCACCCTGACCGCCTGTTGACGCCGATGAAGCGGGTCGGGCGCAAGGGCGAAGGCAAGTTCGAGCCGATTTCCTGGGACGAGGCGCTGGACACCGTGGCCACCCGCTTGTCTGCCATCGCCGCGCGCGACCCGCAGGCCATCCTGCCGTACAGCTATGCCGGCACCATGGGGCTGGTGCAGGGCGAGAGCATGGCGGCGCGCTTCTTTCACAAGCTGGGCGCCTCGCTGCTTGACCGCACGATCTGCGCCAGCGCCGGTGCCACCGCGCTGCGCTACACCTATGGCGCCAGCATCGGCATGGATATCGAGCATGTGCCCGATGCCAAGCTCATCATCATCTGGGGCGGCAACCCCATCGCCTCCAACCTGCATTTCTGGACGCGGGTGCAGCAAGCCAAGCGGCGTGGCGCCACCCTGGTGGCGATCGACCCGTACCGCTCGCTGACTGCCGAGAAATGCCATCGCCACATCGCCTTGATGCCCGGCACCGACGGCGCGCTGGCGCTGGCGATGATGCACGTGCTGATGCGCGACGACCTGCTCGACTTTGAGTACATCGCGAGCCACACGGTGGGCTTCGAGGCACTGCGCGAGCGTGCCCAGGCCTACACCCCGCAGCGCGCGGCCGAGATTTGCGGCGTCAGTGTGGACGACATCGAATGGCTGGCCGGCCTCTACGGGCAACTCGCGGTGCGCGAGCGCCAGCCGGTGGCGATCCGCCTGAACTATGGCATGCAGCGTTCGCACGGCGGCGGCCAGGCGGTGCGCGCTGTGGCCTGCCTGCCGTCGCTGGTGGGGGCCTGGCGCCACGCGGCCGGGGGCCTGCAGCTGTCCACGTCGGGCTTCTTCCCGGTGGACAACCTGGCGCTGCAGCGCCCGGACCTGCTGCCGGGCCTGCCGGCGCTGCCGCGCACGATCAACATGAGCACCATCGGTGACGCGCTGCTGGATGCCGGCGATGGCGCGGGCAACCCGAAGATCGAGGCGCTGGTGGTCTACAACAGCAACCCGGTGGCGGTGGCGCCGCAGTCGACCAAGGTGGCCGAAGGTTTCGCGCGTGAGGACCTGTTCACCGTGGTGCTGGAGCAGTTCCGCACCGATACGGCTGACTATGCCGACATCCTGCTGCCGGCCACCACCCAGCTCGAGCACGTGGATGTGCACAAGGCCTACGGCCATACGTACTTCCTGGCCAACAACCAGGCCATCGCGCCGCTGGGCGAGGCCGTGCCCAACACCGAGATCTTCCGCCGCCTGGCCCAGCGCATGGGCTTTGCCGAGCCGTGCTTTGCCGATAGCGACGAAGATATCGCCGCCCAGGCCATCGTGGCCACGGACCCGCGCGCGGCAGGCATCAGTTGGGAGTCGCTCAAGGCACAGGGCTGGCAAAAGCTCAACCTGCCGGCGGCGCCGCTCGCCGAGGGCGGCTTTGCCACGGCGTCCGGCAAGTGCGAGTTCTACTCGGAGATCATGCGCCGCGATGGCCTCGATCCCTTGCCCGACTACGTGCCCCCGTACGAGACCCCCGCGACCGCGCCGGAACTGGCTGCGCGCTATCCGCTGGCGATGATCTCGCCGCCGGCGCGCAATTTCCTCAACAGCTCGTTCGTCAACGTCGACAGCCTGCGCGCCACCGAAGGCGAGCCGCACCTGGACATCCATCCTGATGACGCCGCCCCGCGTGGCATCGCCAGTGGCAGCATGGTGCGCGCCTTCAACGACCGCGGCAGCATGCTGGCGCGTGCCCGCGTGACCGACCGGGCCCGGCGCGGGCTGGTGGTGGGGCTGTCGATCTGGTGGAAGAAGCTGGCGCCGGATGGCAAGAACGCCAACGAGCTCACCAGCCAGCGGCTGACCGACCTGGGCCGCGCGCCGGTGTTCTACGATTGCCTGGTGCAGGTGGAAGCTGCACCGGCCGCCGCCCCTGCCACTGCCACTGCCACCGCCTAG
- a CDS encoding ABC transporter substrate-binding protein, protein MQVHSGVRGWRFAGLLVACAIGSFVANASAENGVSADTILLGQSAALTGPTATLGKQLNSGAQLYFDYINQHGGIYGRKIELKVLDDFNEPESAAKNTRALIDEDHAFALFGYVGTETGEASLPLATQARVPFFAPYSGAQSLREPFNRYAFHVRAGFNEEAAAILRQVRVTGLKRVAVVYNEDAYGKAGLEALERALKAAPDSGVQIVAREGVVRNTVEIGDAMQGAMKSKPDAVVMINAYRTAGAFVKEALRRGFNGQFYNVSFVGTQALAKEVGAKGSGVIISQVMPHPGNATLPVVREYLRLLQAAGKPNEFDYASIEGFIAAKAFVEGTRRAGKDLTREKLITALESMRNVDLGGYIINFSPDSHVGSKFVEMTIINSRGQVIR, encoded by the coding sequence ATGCAAGTGCATTCTGGGGTCAGGGGCTGGCGCTTTGCCGGCCTGCTGGTGGCATGCGCCATCGGCTCATTCGTTGCCAATGCCAGCGCCGAGAACGGCGTCAGCGCGGACACCATCCTGCTGGGCCAGTCGGCTGCGCTCACCGGGCCTACCGCCACGCTAGGCAAGCAGCTCAATTCTGGCGCGCAGCTCTACTTCGATTACATCAACCAGCACGGCGGCATCTACGGCCGCAAGATCGAACTCAAGGTGCTGGACGACTTCAACGAACCGGAATCCGCCGCCAAGAACACCCGCGCGCTGATCGACGAGGACCACGCCTTCGCACTGTTCGGCTACGTCGGCACCGAGACCGGCGAAGCCTCACTGCCGCTGGCCACCCAGGCCAGGGTGCCGTTCTTCGCCCCCTACAGCGGCGCCCAGTCGCTGCGCGAGCCGTTCAACCGCTATGCCTTCCACGTGCGCGCCGGCTTCAACGAGGAAGCCGCGGCCATCCTGCGCCAGGTCCGCGTCACCGGCCTCAAGCGGGTTGCCGTGGTCTATAACGAGGACGCCTACGGCAAGGCCGGCCTGGAAGCGCTCGAACGCGCCCTCAAGGCCGCGCCCGACAGCGGCGTGCAGATCGTCGCGCGCGAAGGCGTGGTGCGCAATACGGTGGAGATCGGCGACGCCATGCAGGGCGCCATGAAGTCCAAGCCCGACGCGGTGGTGATGATCAACGCTTACCGGACCGCTGGCGCCTTCGTGAAGGAAGCGCTGCGCCGCGGCTTCAATGGCCAGTTCTATAACGTCTCGTTCGTCGGCACCCAGGCACTCGCCAAGGAGGTCGGCGCCAAGGGCAGCGGCGTGATCATCTCGCAAGTCATGCCCCACCCTGGCAACGCCACGCTGCCGGTGGTGCGCGAATACCTGCGCCTGCTGCAGGCGGCCGGCAAGCCCAACGAGTTCGACTACGCCAGCATCGAAGGCTTCATCGCCGCCAAGGCCTTTGTCGAAGGCACGCGCCGCGCCGGCAAGGACCTCACCCGCGAAAAGCTGATCACCGCGCTGGAAAGCATGAGAAACGTCGACCTCGGCGGCTACATCATCAACTTCAGCCCGGACAGCCACGTTGGCTCGAAATTTGTCGAGATGACCATCATCAACTCGCGGGGGCAGGTCATCCGCTGA